The nucleotide sequence TTATCCAAGGCACACTTGGCAAGGCTTACGGCGTAATGGGCGGTTATATCGCAGCAAGTGCTGTAACGATCGATGTGATTCGCAGCTTTGCACCGGCGTTCATATTTACAACAGCAATTCCACCCGCACAGGCAGCGGCGGCACATGCAAGCATCAGCCACTTGATGCAAAGCGATGCAGAACGCAAAGGCCAACGCGTGGCCGTATCACGCTTACGCGAAAAGTTTGAGGGCAAACATCTGCCAATCATGAATCACGGTGAAACCCATATTATCCCTATTTATGTCGGCGATGCAGAACTCTGTAAGCAGGCGAGCGATCGGCTGCTGGGAGAATATGGCATCTACGTGCAGCCTATCAACTTCCCCACCGTTCCAAGGGGTACAGAGCGCTTACGCTTCACGCCCACTCCGCTGCACAGCGAAGCGATGATCGATGAGCTCGTGACTGCATTGGACGAGACCTTCACACACCTCAATATCACACGCGATTATCAACGCAGCGCACTCGCCGCATAAACGAATCGACGAGCGGGCGTCTGCACCTAGCTGCAGACTTGCATACACATCAATATCAAAATGCGATGCTCAATCGCACTGTATTTTCCACATAAAAAAACAGCCGTAACTTCTCGTTACGACTGCTCTTTCAATTTTCTATAATAAGTTTTCCTCGTGCTACGCTTTCACGTGCGTGATGGAATTATTGTTCGTAATGAAGGCATGATACGGAAGCTTCTTAATGTAGTTAAACATAATGATGCTCGTAATCACAAACACAATCATGGAAGACAATAAATATCCATAACCATAGTAAGCAAAACCCCATTGCAGAGTGACGAGCGTTAATACCGCGTTCAATACGAGATACAGAAGCCCAAGCCACATGACTTTCGCACGGCAATCGAAGTAAGAAAGAATAATCATCTCAAACAGCATCAATACGTGGAAGAATGCACCTAATACGCCCATACGGAACATACCGATTTGCTTGTTATTTACGTTAATAAGCTCAAAGAATTGTGGCGCCAATACGATAGCCAAGAAAACGATCGTCCCTTGTACAATAATAAAATTACGCGCTGAGTTCGAGATACTGTCAATGACGGCCTTGTGATTTGAGAGAATCTTACGCAAAGGCTTATGCTCAAGAATATTGTCATAGAAACGTTGGTAACGTTCAAAGAAGTTCGTCTCCACAGCGAATACAAATACAGCCATGGCAGGAATGATGGTTAGATAGGCCAAGAACATGGCACTATCATAATCCGGATACATACGCATGTTACTCGGCAGCACCCAAGATTCCGGCGCGAACCACATAATCCATTTATCAACCCAGATAGCTGCATTGTAGAACAAGCCACCCAATGCCAGTTCCCAATATTTCTTGAAATAGCCATTAAGGTCAAACGGCGCATTAAATTTATACGCGTATTCCGAGAATACTTTCGCGGCGAGAGAGAAAACGATAAAGGCCAAACCAACGGTAAAGCCGTTCAACATTCCCACTTCATCGAACATATCTTTCAACACTTGTGCAAACACAACAGCGATCACCATACCGATACCGTACGCCCAGCCGACCGCGTTATAGTCTTTCAAGGCGGTCAGGAATACGCCGAGCAACCATACCGTCGTTAGCATGAACAGGTTCAACATCGCACTTAGCTGCATGCTAAGCGGTAGATCAACATATCCAAGATAGAACACAGCGCCAACAGGCAACTGAATCGCATAGGACAGGATCATCGTACCGATCATAATAGACGGAACATTCGTCACATTTTTTCGATGTATATTATCGGCAATATAGCGTGTCGCGACCATGTAAACCGGCGCTGACAAAACAAGTGAGAATGCGAAATTATAAATCACAACAACACGGAAGTTTATAAGCCCTTCCATACCGAAGAAGTTAGTGTAAACATTCGTAATTCCCGCGAGCGCGAAAATAGTAAAAATCCACGGGCCTGCCGCAGCGAACATCGCCACACCATAAGCATGTGCCACCCCTAAAAGATCATCTTTTTGGGTCAGCTTCTTGAGAGTAAATCCAATACCAGCCATGTTCTTTTACGTCCTTAACTTGCTTGCTTTTGCTGTCCAGAACCGTACGCGATATAATGCGAGTACACATTCTCATAAGCAGAAATTTGATCTGTTTTTGTATAGTATTTCTTCACGCGTTTAGCCATGTTCGCGCCTAATTCTTCGCGTAGCTCACCGTTACTTAGCAATTTAAGAATCGCTTCAGCCAATGCCGTCGGATTCGAGAGCGGCACAATCATACCGCCATCACCAATCGCACGATCTTCATCACTCACGCCATGAATCATCTCGCTACATGCACCCACATTCGTGGTTACGCTAGGGATGGCAGCGGCACCCACTTCGAGCACGGTAAGCGGCATCGCTTCACTAATACTCGAAAGTACCATCACATCAATTTGCCCAATATACTTATCGATATTCACCTGTCCGGTGAATGTCACATTTTCAGATAGGCCCATATATTCGGTCATCTGCTGACATTCTTGGTAATAAACCTGATCTTCATCCGTCGGTCCCATCAAGAGCACGCGTATATCAGGAATATTTTCCTGAACGATTGCCGTCGCACGCAAGAAACTTTTAATATCTTTAATCGGAACCACACGGCCAATCAGCGCCAATGTCGCACGATCATGCGATTCACGTTTAATCTTAGAGAAACGCTCAACATCAACACCGTTGGGAATAACCGTGACTTTATCAGGATCAGCACCGTCATTAACTTGCAGAACCTTGTTACCTTCAAATAAGGTGTAAATATGATCACACCCATCGTAGCAAATACGAGAAAAACTTGAGAATGTATCTGACCAGAAATCACGCAAGTTGTTACGCACATGGTCAATTGTCAGCGCTTTAGAAGCGGTTTCTTCCAGCCATTCAGCCGAAGCGACTTCGATGCGACGCTCATTGGTATAGATACCATGCTCGGTTAGGATAACAGGTTTGCCTGTTTCAATCTTCGCACGCGCCGCCAACATACCAGCATAGCCCGTTGAGAGAGTATGATACATATGCGCAGGCGGGATATCCACCAATGAAATACTGAACAAGCTGCCCATAAGCGCACGCCATGACCAGAAATAATCAAGGAACGAGTTTTCTTCAAAACCATTCAAATACATACGGCTAATAAGATCGAAAGCCTCTTCGCCTTCCATCAAGGCTTCATAACCCAAACCACCTTGTGCACGCATCAAGCGCAGCAACTCAGAATAATCTTCACCGGTAGCCTTATTGCCCGTTACAGCCGTCAAAGGCTTTTCAATCCCTTTTAAGAAAGACTTCAAAGAGACAAAATTACTGGTTTCCGGAAGGTTCTGCAAACGTACATGCGTAATTCCCACAACATTGTCAGGAATATCGTATTTACGCTCGACTTCTGCATCGGGTGGCAAAATACACATCAAATGGAATGTTTTATCCGATAGATTCTTAATCATTTCATGCGTCCAGCTAGACACACCTCCGGATACGTAAGGGTAAGTGCCTTCAAGAATTAGGCAAATATCTGCGGTTTCTAGTCTCATCCTGCGGCCTTCGCTTGTTTCTCAGAAAGTCCTGCTTGCGACCATAGGTAGATACTATCGGCAATTTCAGGCTGTGTTTCTTGATAATGATTTAGATCAACTTGGTAGCTTGTTGCAGCACGGCGCAAACCTTCAAAATCACCAATATGGTAAAGCGACTCAATATACCACATTTTGATAGAGTCGGTTCCGTAGCCCTCATCCAAGCAACGTTTAAACCATTTTGCAGCATCTTCATGGCGATTCATACGAATCAACAGACGGCCAACCTTAGGGCGCACTGAGCCATCTTCAGGCCGCATATTTAGATAATCCATATACAAACCGTATGCTTTCTCACGGTTGATCATCTCACGCCCTTCATCCAATAAGCCCGTGTAAGCATAATCATCATAGTGATCCGCTAAGGCCTTCAAAATAACCTGATTTTTCGGTTGCTCACGATGCAGGCTTTCAATCTTCAACAGACGTTCATGAAAACGGTTCTCAATACGCGCAATGGCGGTGGCCGCCTGCACACGAATCGCACTACTATCATCCATCAAGGCACGCTTGAACGATTTTGCGAATGTCGGGTGGAAAGATGCTGTCATTTTACTTAACGCATCACGCTTTTGCTTTTCATTTCCAATTTCAATAACATCCATAAAAGACATTACCGCATAATCAATCGGATGTTCATCACGCCCCAGCTCAATCTCTTCAGCAATAAACTCTGAATTTGAAAGGTTGCGCGTCGGAAAAATGGCCTGATACCATTCTTCAAAACTACTGCGAAAACGTAGATAGAAAATACTTTGAACCAGCGCCAATAAAGTTCCCACGGCACCGAGTACGCTCATCACCGAAGTAGACACGAAGGCAAGACGAGCAAAACGCGTATCTAAATCAGCACGCCCCATCAACGAAACGAGGAACCCAGCAATCGCAACCAATATAATATGAATAACCAAATTCATAAGGGGGGTAGTGCCCTGCCAAAATAGCAGATAAATATTAAAGCCGTGCCCAATCGCCAACAATATACAGAAGATCATCGCAAGCGGCGCGCCGGTAATTGGTTGGTAATGTTCCTCGTGGACGTCAGCGCCGTCGAGATAATCATCAACCGTTAATGTAGAATCATTATGCATCATGGTCTCTAATCTGTTTTACGCTTCATGAATCGTGTGAGTCGTCAAAGCAAAGTCTGCTGGAATAGTTTTCGGCAACTTACCGGCAATGCTTTCCTCTAACTTGCTAAGTACAATTTTCGCACCGCTACGATTTGTCGCAGGTAGAACAATTGAATATTCTTCACCATTTTTCTGATAATCAAATGCCATATCAACCGCACGTAGCGCTTCGGCTACGGCTTCTGAAATTACACGTGCCGTTTTCGTACGCTGCTCACTTGTCAATTTATCTGCATTCGTTAATTGAATCAGAATCATGTTCACAGAGAAGCCAACACGTTTTCCAAGGGCGCTGATAAAGTCAGTATATTGCTTGTAATAGCC is from Rickettsiales bacterium and encodes:
- the pelF gene encoding GT4 family glycosyltransferase PelF, which produces MRLETADICLILEGTYPYVSGGVSSWTHEMIKNLSDKTFHLMCILPPDAEVERKYDIPDNVVGITHVRLQNLPETSNFVSLKSFLKGIEKPLTAVTGNKATGEDYSELLRLMRAQGGLGYEALMEGEEAFDLISRMYLNGFEENSFLDYFWSWRALMGSLFSISLVDIPPAHMYHTLSTGYAGMLAARAKIETGKPVILTEHGIYTNERRIEVASAEWLEETASKALTIDHVRNNLRDFWSDTFSSFSRICYDGCDHIYTLFEGNKVLQVNDGADPDKVTVIPNGVDVERFSKIKRESHDRATLALIGRVVPIKDIKSFLRATAIVQENIPDIRVLLMGPTDEDQVYYQECQQMTEYMGLSENVTFTGQVNIDKYIGQIDVMVLSSISEAMPLTVLEVGAAAIPSVTTNVGACSEMIHGVSDEDRAIGDGGMIVPLSNPTALAEAILKLLSNGELREELGANMAKRVKKYYTKTDQISAYENVYSHYIAYGSGQQKQAS
- the pelG gene encoding exopolysaccharide Pel transporter PelG, producing MAGIGFTLKKLTQKDDLLGVAHAYGVAMFAAAGPWIFTIFALAGITNVYTNFFGMEGLINFRVVVIYNFAFSLVLSAPVYMVATRYIADNIHRKNVTNVPSIMIGTMILSYAIQLPVGAVFYLGYVDLPLSMQLSAMLNLFMLTTVWLLGVFLTALKDYNAVGWAYGIGMVIAVVFAQVLKDMFDEVGMLNGFTVGLAFIVFSLAAKVFSEYAYKFNAPFDLNGYFKKYWELALGGLFYNAAIWVDKWIMWFAPESWVLPSNMRMYPDYDSAMFLAYLTIIPAMAVFVFAVETNFFERYQRFYDNILEHKPLRKILSNHKAVIDSISNSARNFIIVQGTIVFLAIVLAPQFFELINVNNKQIGMFRMGVLGAFFHVLMLFEMIILSYFDCRAKVMWLGLLYLVLNAVLTLVTLQWGFAYYGYGYLLSSMIVFVITSIIMFNYIKKLPYHAFITNNNSITHVKA